The genome window TGAGCACAGAATATAATCGCAACCCAAGAACACAACTTGTACTGCAAATTCATacattcaaataattaatcacaCCTCAAACATCAGCAAATTCCAATCAAAAGTAGCAAAATTGCAatcgagagaaagagagagtacgGACGCGGAACATGACGCCGGCGATGCCGAAGACGACGGCGATGAGACCGGAGTAATCGACTGGAAGATCCTGCGGCGGCACGGCGGACGGCACGTAGCGCTTCGCCGCGGAAGGCTGGCGCGGGTCGTTCACCGGCGATGacatctctcttttctctatCGGCGAGTGATCTGATGGATCTCTGGCTCTCGCGCGAGTTTTTGAACGTTGGATGTGAAGAGGAAAACAGAGTTAAATTATTAGGACCCAAACTGAAGAAAAACACACTTCACTCAAACAGAACCTTTTGTTTGGAAGATcaaccaaaattgacattttatAATTGATTTGACGAGGAGTTggatttgaaaacaattttgattgaggaggaattgaattCTCATCAAAGTTGTTCGCTACATAGAATTCGAGTAGAATTCGAGCAGTCAACCCTTTTTAGGGTCTGAGAAAACTCATAGAGACATTTCAACCCCTCCTAACCATCATCGTATGACTCCCGGTGCCATGAATCGAACCAAAGACGTGTTGTGTGAAATACGGACCTAGAATTCGTCTCCAACCATTGGTCACCTTGTGGTGGTTCATATGAGATGTTTATGAATTTACATAAATCGGAATTGAGATGGTAATTGTATGAGTTTTGGAACCTTTAATGTGACAAGAAAAACACAATTTTCCCCAACCAAGTAATATGCTTGGTTGATATGTTTGCGGAAGTTGAGAAGGGAATGCATGTCAAGCTCTCTTGAGCTGTTAGGGTTTAAGTTTTGATGCTACTCCGAAGTGTCCGCCGTTACTTGCAAGTGAAGAAATACGCAGACGCTCGATTTTGCGAGTCTCAGCGCCCCCGAAAGacccaaaggaaaagaaagaaccgTCGCCAAAGGGCAGAAAGGGCTACAGGATGATTTGGTCTCGGTCTTTTCGCTCGGAATTGCCTGAGATCCGGTGCTTGGAATGCCGCACTGCAATTTTCAGCCGAGTGTAGCCTCTTTTTTCCGGCCAATGGCCGTCATAGATGAAGGAATTTGGTAAATATAACTGTTAGTTCATAGTGAGAGAAGTATTTTCTTATTGGCCATGCTTCGGAGCTCCAACAACCCGTCAACCCACGGGTGACGAAGCACTCCTGAAACATGCTCCAAGCCTCCAAGCAATATGCATCCTTTTCTTCTCCAAGCAGTGAGTCAAAATAGCATATATTTGGTAAAGTTTAAGTTGGATACACCATAACAAGACATTTCCAGATGCATGTTCGAACACATATATCCAtcgaaaaatatcaaaattgtcattcaaagcttaaaattcaGCTAGAATTATCCTACAAACTTCGATAATATACTCACGGTACACTGAATGTCACGTAGCATACCATTCAACGATACATGTAAGAATCCTTTCAGGCCAACGCTCACCTAGCAATGAGTCACACTCCACACATGCACAGTTCCCTCGAGGTCCCCTCGAGGGTTTCAACATTATGCAATAACAAATGCTTAACACACAAACTAATAGAACAAGTACAAAATGGACCAGTTTCAACTCAGCAAGCACGATACTTTGCTTACGGTATTTTCAAAAATGACGGACATTGAGTATGCCGAAATCTCTGAAAGTGCTAAAACACACATGAAAGGATAAAGGAAGCAAAACATCTAGTAAAGAAAGGCCATATTTCCAAAGGGTGGTGATTTTCACACTTCCTTTTTCTCCAACTGCACTCCTCCCCTTGTTTCTGTGCCCTGattctcatttcatttattcaatccAAAGGGTAGAAATGTAGGGAGGAGTGCACGCGAAGAAAATGGGAGTGTGAAAATCAGCCGTGAAagtaaaacaaaagaagaaaccaACATAATGTATGCAGTACACAAAGCTAACATATTAATAAAGAGCTTAAACGGTGCTTCAAACTTTCTTCTGGAGTTGTTTCACCGTTAGAAGTGAATTTCACGGTACAACTGATCAAAGGATAACAACCAGGCACCATTGTAATCTTTTGACACTCAAACTAGTAGCACGAGTGCGGGGCAGCAAAATTTCAACTACCCCATTTTACTAAGCCTCCTGTGGACGTCATAAACTACCAAGAAAAATAACTGCCCATTGACTTTTACACAACTGAACCAAAATCAAGGCAAAATTTCTCAACTGATTTCAGAACTTAAGACCACAGAGTCCCCTTCTCATAAATCTCAGTTGTAAGACCTCAATCAATGGATTTCACAGGCTTAGGATTATGAACGAGAATACATGATTACATGAATTATAGAAGTGTGTACAATTTTGAGTCATGGGACTGCGGTTCTATCCTCCCCCCTTAGCCAAAAAATTGATGGGGCATCACAGTTCCTTTCTAAACTTTCAGAGTATACAGAGACCATCTTATATTTCTTAAAAATGGCATCAATGGCCCATAGTGAAAAGAACTACAAGTCTCCTTTGCTATTAAAGGAGACAATCTAGAATTCATTCTTCTCCTACATTCCGATTTGTGTAACTGCTGTTGCGAACCATGTCCCAATAAATAAGTTGAAAGATAATTGACAAGAGGATCACAAGGGAGGTGGAGACAAATGGCTGAGGagggaaaaataataaattaataatcaaAGTGAAAGACATTGTACCCTGTCTGGCAGATTTCTAGGCACTGGAAGTGCGGTAACATATTTCTGGGGGCTGGATTTTTGAGCATCAGAAGACGATAAGGCCTCCGGCCCCTCACCTTGTGCCCGCCCATGAAACTTAGCAAAACGATTGATGACAGAAAACTTCTCAAGATCCTGGCTTTCCACTCTCAAGTCTAAGATTGAGCTTCTCTTGTCCAGTCTGCATGAATGGAAGATTACACCAgagtatgagagagagagagagagaacatacATAAGAACGATAAGAAGATAATATTTAGTATCTAACATAGAGATTAAAGTTAACTACAATGTCAAAACTAGTAATAAAATACAGAGGCGTGAAGGAAAGGAAAAGGTTGTGGAGGCTACCTCAACAAATCATTTTCCAGCCTCCTTGCTTTATCAATAAAGTCTTCCACAACTTTAGAGTATTTTTTATTGCCAATTTTCTCGTGTGTTCTAAGCTTCTCCGGCAaactataaaacatataatgaagACTGAATGttagaatgcaatgaataatGCAAAATCCACCAATCATCAATTCATTAATGGAAAACTTAACATAAATTTTAAACAACTCTTACAGGTTTATATTGTCAAGAGGCAATGGAGTTTGAGCATCACTTCCAGAGCAGGAGATTGCACTGCAAGCATCACCCAGGGATAATCTAGATGCAAAGTAAGCCACACTCCCATAGCATGAGCTAGCATCTGCAGAAAGAACTGCTGCAGAAGGAGGGCGAAGCAGTTGCTGCATAAGCTGTGTAGTCAAGACCATCCTTCTTTTGGACCTAAGTATTGGCGGTCCGTCTTCAGTTATTTCAGTTTCATCTTCCACCTATCAACCCAATATGAagcaattagaaattaaaactcTCAAATAGAATTACAGTACATCAAAGCTTAATTGTGAGCTTAGTGGGTGAACTTGAAACAAACCTTCTCAACCAGTCGGTTTGTTGAGAGAGCCCAGTCTGCTTCAGCTGCACTGTAAGTATAAACCTTCCATATGTCAGAAAttcatgaaagaaaaaaaaattaatatttttccctgaaacataaaaataacaaagaaactAAAGTTAAAATGGGGCATCTTTAATTATCGAGCAGAGGGTCAAGCAACCCACCTGATATTCAGAAGCCTTTGGGGAAGCTCGGTCAGCTCTTTATGCCAAGGTGAGAGTTCAGATGTAGCACTTTTACGCTTCATTGGTCTCTCAACAATTAAACTTTGATCAGCTACATCAGAATGCGATAAATGAGGTGAAGGTGATTGCTCCCTGGGAATAGGTACGGGAGCTGAACTCTGTGGGGTGGTAACAAGCTTACTAGCATCAGAAGCAGCACTTGCTTGCTCCATTGATTCCCGAGGATGCAGATCATCACCTGCCCTTCCAGCAACTGAAGGTTGTCCCATAGCCTTCATAGTGGTTCTTAGTGTATCATGCATTGGAAATATTTGCCCATTCTTAAAGGTTCCATACTGTTCAAACCAGGATGGTGCCATCTGGGGGCTAACTTGAGACTGTTCACCTCTAAGAGAAAATGCATTACTACTAGAGAAATTCTGGGAATTCTTCTGATTAAAAGCAAACATATCGTGACTAGATGCATTTGAATTTCGAGTATCCCCAAGCTTGGATGAAAAGCTAAGCATGTTAGGATCTCCAGAGGGAACTAAAGTATGATCAGCTGATGAATCTCCTACCATACTATTATATCCATAAGGTGATTGTGATCCTCCCAGGGGACTCACCTGCTGAGTCTCCACACCAGAATCTGCACCTTTCAACTTCTTCACACTCTGATCACTTCCATCAACGTCTTTACTTTTCATAGCCTGCACTTGGTCCAGCAAGGAATAACTTTGATCCAAACTGTTATTTGGTCTTAAAGAGCGACCGAAAGCTTCAATATCTCTCTGGGTAGCAACAGAGCTTGACAAATTATTTGCAATGGATTCTTTTGCCTGCGAGACATTGATATTTTGGGCATTCGTAATGTTCTCAGGTGATGCTTGTTGCCTAGTACTTAGATTGGATGGTTGCTCTTTCCCAACAAAGCTTTGTATGTTCGAAGAATATGCACCAAAGGCAGACAAGCCATGCCCTCTTTCCCGGGTATCTTGCTCATTGAGCCTTGGTGACTCAGCACTTACAAAAGGTTGCTGAAATGGAACACTGGTCCATACATTAGTCAACACTTGAGAAATGGCACCTTGATGGGACATACCCGATTCAACAGAAGGCTGAAAGCCTGGCGGAACATCTGATTCAGGGATTTTCGGGGCAGCAACACGTGAACCGGATTGATCAGCAACATTCAGATGGGATGCCTCTGCAAAAGCAGAGGCAAGGTTATTCTGCGAAGTACTTCCAGACAAATCTGGCACTGATGGCAGGGCAGATTGGCTAGTTTGAGATATGTCACGAGAATCACCCATTTGTTTCGATCGGAAAGCATGCCTATCAAAAGGAATGTTCACAGACTGGCTTGCTGTTGCTTGTCCAC of Malus sylvestris chromosome 6, drMalSylv7.2, whole genome shotgun sequence contains these proteins:
- the LOC126626953 gene encoding protein Asterix-like isoform X2, whose translation is MSSPVNDPRQPSAAKRYVPSAVPPQDLPVDYSGLIAVVFGIAGVMFRYKLCSWVAIIFCAQSLVNMKNLENDLKQISMAMMFAIMGLVTNYFGPARPGTQKS